The Terriglobia bacterium genome includes a window with the following:
- a CDS encoding carbon-nitrogen hydrolase family protein gives MSNRVNRRDFLKGSAAGASALAAGLGGAGGAAATPRSESSMAEAATNQIGRPVRVVSIGFHAGRPLEEIVQLVDEQGAQGADIIAIPETCRGLNKNTKELIDGPTVTAMSRLARKHNTYIVCPIDRQHGEQHYNSAVFLDRSGKVVSMYDKIFPVWQQECVPLGVTPGKQVKVFDADFGRVGFAICFDVNWAPLWEGLANHGAELVIWPSAYSAGRSLQAQAILYNYYIVSATWCPDCHVFDIDGEKLIHDEHNHDAKTNITRVTLDLDRCIFHQDLNYPEKLHKLLAERGEDVEQEKWMPLEGWFVLKAKRPGVSARKLAAQYGMEELRHYINRSQCEIDKCRGWEFA, from the coding sequence ATGTCTAATCGAGTTAATCGAAGAGATTTCCTCAAGGGATCGGCCGCGGGAGCTTCGGCGCTGGCGGCGGGGCTGGGAGGCGCTGGCGGCGCGGCTGCCACCCCACGCTCGGAAAGCAGCATGGCGGAAGCCGCCACAAATCAAATCGGACGGCCAGTGCGCGTGGTGAGCATTGGTTTCCACGCCGGGCGTCCGCTTGAAGAGATCGTGCAACTGGTGGACGAGCAGGGCGCGCAGGGGGCCGACATCATTGCCATCCCGGAAACCTGCCGGGGCCTGAACAAAAACACTAAGGAACTGATCGACGGCCCCACGGTTACGGCCATGTCGCGCCTGGCCCGCAAGCATAACACTTACATCGTCTGCCCCATCGACCGCCAGCATGGAGAGCAGCACTACAATTCTGCTGTGTTTCTCGACCGCTCCGGCAAAGTGGTCTCGATGTACGACAAAATTTTTCCCGTCTGGCAGCAGGAGTGTGTGCCGCTTGGCGTGACGCCCGGAAAGCAGGTGAAGGTTTTTGACGCCGATTTCGGCCGCGTCGGCTTCGCAATTTGTTTTGACGTGAACTGGGCCCCGTTGTGGGAAGGGCTGGCCAACCACGGTGCTGAATTGGTGATCTGGCCCAGCGCCTACTCAGCGGGACGCTCTCTCCAGGCCCAGGCCATTCTCTACAACTACTATATCGTCAGCGCAACGTGGTGTCCCGACTGTCACGTCTTTGACATTGACGGCGAGAAGCTCATCCACGATGAGCACAACCACGACGCCAAAACCAACATTACTCGCGTGACCCTTGATCTCGACCGCTGCATCTTTCATCAGGATTTGAACTATCCGGAAAAACTCCACAAGCTCCTCGCGGAGCGTGGCGAAGATGTCGAGCAGGAAAAGTGGATGCCGCTCGAGGGATGGTTCGTGCTGAAAGCGAAGCGGCCCGGTGTCAGCGCCCGCAAGCTGGCCGC
- a CDS encoding trypsin-like peptidase domain-containing protein, whose product METSREKVLIMDGDESERVTLRDMMLAAGYEPFCAESCVEALKWARERGMDILLLDPEFPGMLCTDLLAEIRGATASAGIRVILLVAGGAHERIQGLDLGADDAVSRPLEPAELLARVRVQLRAAKAMKALRDRTEVAEEGVKVTHTAFEALAVTEKMSRDASRLGKGLKLGLAAILVVAAAMAVIFFLFSRRANREIQIASSVAARISGNLTDQANLVERARQISEQMEKHAANGPQGQRQKLERRSRELRAQMANASPDEVASLRDQLARAEAGLRKIQSESSMAEQIIRSYAPSVCLIHVVVGYRDPATGQSLRFAGLTAEGEPLHDGKGNPLLNVGGTGPEVEVDALGTGFLVAQDGIVLTNHHVVEPWWKSKELSLLAGQGLVPKALEMNVYFPGSPRVFPVKVDAISPEADLAVVQGDFSPLKVNPLPLDLSRGTSVSGEPVVLMGYATGVDALLARADESTLRSIAKASQGKSELVLDELAKRNLIRPIVTQGHIGDILQDKIVYDAQTTSGGSGGPLFNQSGRVIGVNYAILEGFGGSNFGIPIRYAHAILTQLHADSKPASR is encoded by the coding sequence TTGGAAACATCCCGTGAAAAAGTCCTGATTATGGATGGCGACGAGTCGGAGCGCGTGACCCTTCGCGACATGATGCTGGCGGCGGGATACGAACCTTTCTGCGCTGAATCGTGCGTGGAGGCGCTGAAGTGGGCGCGGGAGCGGGGCATGGATATTCTGCTTCTCGACCCCGAGTTTCCCGGGATGCTGTGTACGGACCTGCTGGCTGAAATCAGAGGAGCTACTGCCAGCGCAGGCATCAGGGTAATTCTGCTGGTCGCAGGTGGAGCGCACGAGCGTATTCAAGGTCTCGACCTCGGGGCCGACGACGCCGTGTCCCGGCCATTGGAGCCTGCCGAGCTTCTGGCCCGCGTCAGAGTTCAGCTTCGCGCCGCTAAGGCGATGAAGGCCCTGCGAGACAGGACCGAAGTCGCCGAAGAGGGCGTCAAGGTTACGCACACGGCATTTGAGGCGCTGGCAGTCACGGAAAAGATGTCTCGCGACGCCTCACGTCTGGGAAAGGGCCTAAAGCTCGGTCTGGCCGCCATTCTGGTGGTGGCGGCGGCTATGGCTGTCATTTTCTTCCTCTTCTCCCGCCGCGCCAATCGCGAGATACAAATCGCTTCCAGCGTTGCCGCCCGCATCAGCGGGAATTTAACCGACCAGGCAAACCTCGTGGAGAGGGCGCGGCAGATCAGCGAACAGATGGAGAAACATGCGGCGAACGGTCCGCAGGGCCAACGGCAGAAGCTTGAGCGCAGATCGCGAGAGTTGCGCGCCCAAATGGCCAACGCGTCCCCCGATGAAGTGGCAAGCCTGCGCGATCAACTCGCCAGGGCGGAGGCCGGTCTGCGCAAAATCCAATCAGAAAGCTCGATGGCGGAACAGATCATCCGATCTTATGCTCCGAGCGTATGCCTCATTCACGTGGTGGTCGGCTACCGAGATCCTGCTACCGGCCAAAGCCTCCGCTTTGCCGGGTTGACCGCCGAAGGGGAACCTCTTCATGACGGCAAGGGCAATCCGTTACTCAACGTGGGGGGAACAGGGCCTGAAGTCGAGGTGGACGCCCTGGGGACGGGATTCCTGGTGGCGCAAGACGGTATAGTCCTCACGAATCATCATGTGGTTGAGCCCTGGTGGAAAAGCAAAGAGTTGAGTCTACTGGCTGGACAAGGCCTCGTGCCGAAGGCCCTCGAGATGAATGTCTATTTTCCCGGGTCGCCGCGCGTTTTTCCAGTGAAAGTCGACGCAATCTCGCCGGAGGCCGACCTTGCTGTTGTCCAGGGAGATTTCAGCCCGCTGAAGGTTAATCCCCTTCCTCTCGACCTGAGCCGCGGCACGTCCGTAAGCGGTGAGCCTGTGGTCCTGATGGGTTATGCCACAGGAGTCGACGCTTTACTCGCGCGCGCCGATGAATCGACCTTGCGAAGCATTGCCAAGGCGAGCCAGGGGAAGTCGGAGCTGGTTTTGGACGAGCTGGCGAAAAGGAATCTTATTCGTCCCATCGTTACACAAGGACATATCGGCGACATCCTCCAAGACAAGATCGTGTACGACGCGCAAACCACTTCTGGCGGCTCAGGCGGACCCCTGTTCAATCAGAGCGGAAGAGTAATCGGCGTCAACTACGCCATCCTGGAAGGTTTCGGGGGCTCCAACTTTGGAATTCCTATTCGCTATGCTCACGCGATCTTGACGCAGTTACATGCTGATAGCAAACCGGCCTCGCGCTGA
- a CDS encoding Gfo/Idh/MocA family oxidoreductase gives MAQEPQKPQVSRRDFLKTGAKAGAAGLTAFSGITFITKPERVFGANDRVNLAVCGVRGRGMDHIRSFGRLPNANLAALCDVDENILDERLANVEKMGKPRPNRFVDCRKVMEDKSIDAVSIATPDHWHSLIGIYACQAGKDVYVEKPVSHAWFDGHQLVAAAEKYDRVVQMGAQSRSNEAIREAIKHLNDGLIGEVYLARGLCYKWRDTIGRTPVSAVPAGVHYDLWLGPAPDTQFTKNRFHYNWHWFWDFGSGDLGNQGIHEVDICRWGLGVDYPSKITALGGKFMFDDDQETPNVINCAYEFKRPDGSTRMMEFEVRGWETNHEAGIGGGGFKSGGVPAAGLGGKRARKRAEDTIGNIFYGSKGYLAIQGYDSYKTWLGPSQEPGPEANGKGDHFANFIDAVIAHKKQDLTAPVDEGHKSTLLVNLANVSYRLGRTINFDGAAESIVGDDEASRMLHGTFRAPYSVPENV, from the coding sequence ATGGCCCAAGAACCACAGAAGCCGCAGGTCAGCCGGCGAGATTTTCTCAAGACCGGCGCCAAAGCCGGCGCCGCCGGCCTCACGGCATTCAGCGGGATCACTTTTATTACCAAACCCGAGCGGGTGTTTGGCGCCAATGATCGCGTGAACCTGGCGGTCTGCGGCGTTAGAGGGCGGGGAATGGATCATATTCGTTCGTTCGGGCGACTGCCCAACGCCAACCTTGCCGCCCTTTGCGACGTGGATGAAAACATTCTGGATGAGCGGTTGGCGAATGTGGAAAAAATGGGGAAGCCGCGCCCCAATCGCTTTGTTGACTGCCGCAAGGTGATGGAAGACAAATCCATTGATGCTGTGTCCATCGCCACGCCCGATCATTGGCATTCATTGATTGGAATCTACGCCTGCCAGGCGGGAAAAGATGTTTACGTTGAAAAGCCCGTCTCGCATGCCTGGTTCGACGGTCATCAACTGGTGGCGGCGGCGGAAAAATACGATCGCGTGGTTCAGATGGGCGCGCAGAGCCGCTCCAACGAGGCCATCCGCGAAGCCATTAAGCACTTGAACGACGGCCTGATTGGCGAAGTCTACCTGGCTCGCGGGCTTTGCTATAAGTGGCGCGACACTATCGGCCGCACGCCCGTTTCGGCCGTTCCTGCCGGCGTACACTACGATCTTTGGCTGGGCCCGGCGCCCGACACGCAGTTCACCAAAAACCGCTTCCACTACAACTGGCACTGGTTCTGGGATTTTGGAAGCGGCGACCTCGGCAACCAGGGCATTCACGAAGTGGACATTTGCCGCTGGGGCCTGGGCGTCGATTATCCATCCAAGATCACGGCCCTTGGCGGAAAGTTCATGTTCGACGACGACCAGGAAACTCCTAACGTCATCAACTGCGCCTATGAATTCAAGCGGCCGGACGGCTCAACCCGCATGATGGAATTCGAAGTGCGTGGGTGGGAGACCAATCATGAGGCGGGCATCGGCGGCGGCGGTTTCAAGAGCGGCGGAGTTCCGGCGGCTGGCCTGGGCGGCAAGCGCGCGCGAAAACGCGCCGAGGATACCATTGGGAACATTTTCTATGGCTCGAAGGGCTACCTTGCCATCCAGGGGTACGATTCCTATAAGACGTGGCTCGGTCCAAGCCAGGAACCCGGACCGGAGGCCAATGGCAAGGGAGATCATTTCGCCAACTTTATCGACGCGGTGATCGCCCACAAAAAACAGGACCTGACGGCGCCGGTGGACGAAGGCCATAAGTCAACGTTGCTGGTGAACCTTGCCAACGTTTCCTATCGGCTGGGCCGAACGATCAACTTCGACGGCGCCGCGGAGAGCATCGTCGGCGACGATGAAGCCAGCAGAATGCTGCACGGAACCTTCCGCGCGCCGTACAGCGTGCCGGAGAACGTTTAA
- a CDS encoding alpha-L-fucosidase, which produces MSRRRMMGVLSALAVAAFAGFTLPRRLASQNFTDLTPSPQQVEWQDLEFGVIVHFGLNTFTDKEWGSGKVDPSVFNPTKFDPNQWVEAAQAAGAKYLVFVAKHHDGFCLFPTPLTKYSVASGPWENGHGDVVRAVEEACRRHGMRFGIYLSPWDRHEPSYSSNSEYDKFYQGLMEELLTRYGPIEEFWLDGAGSEGHVYDFDSYLHLLRVYQPNALVFADVGFMKWGDIRWVGNEDGYAPEENWDVIDRAGYLRWRPAECDTPLHKRHWFWHPNDAASLNTIPELMKIYDNSVGHGCQLMLGIAPDEQGLLPALDADRLREFGHELQRIYAHNLALERKPPSSGDIDDSAAFDDNPDTFWMAAPHTYHATLTAKFSKPISFDRTVTMEWLNRGQNIESYEIQAWTPAKGWRTLHRGASIGHKKIDIFPETTANAVRLNVLAASHTPAIREFQIYDGHGAP; this is translated from the coding sequence ATGTCCCGCCGCCGCATGATGGGGGTGCTTTCGGCGCTTGCGGTGGCGGCCTTTGCGGGCTTCACGCTTCCCCGGCGATTGGCGAGCCAGAATTTTACCGACCTCACTCCCAGCCCTCAGCAGGTTGAATGGCAGGATCTCGAATTCGGCGTCATCGTCCACTTCGGCCTCAACACCTTTACGGACAAGGAATGGGGCAGTGGAAAGGTTGATCCGTCCGTATTCAATCCCACGAAATTCGATCCCAACCAGTGGGTAGAAGCGGCGCAGGCGGCCGGGGCAAAGTACCTGGTGTTCGTGGCCAAGCATCATGACGGCTTCTGCCTTTTTCCCACGCCGCTGACCAAGTACAGCGTGGCCAGCGGCCCCTGGGAAAACGGTCATGGCGACGTAGTGCGGGCGGTGGAAGAGGCGTGCCGGCGTCACGGCATGAGGTTCGGCATCTACCTCTCACCCTGGGACCGGCACGAGCCTTCCTACAGCTCCAATTCGGAATACGACAAGTTTTATCAGGGACTGATGGAGGAACTTCTAACACGCTACGGACCCATCGAGGAGTTCTGGCTGGACGGCGCCGGGAGCGAGGGCCATGTCTACGATTTTGATTCCTATCTTCACTTGCTGAGGGTTTACCAGCCCAACGCGCTGGTCTTTGCCGATGTGGGATTCATGAAGTGGGGCGACATCCGATGGGTGGGCAATGAGGATGGCTATGCGCCTGAGGAGAACTGGGACGTGATCGACCGCGCGGGCTATCTGCGCTGGCGGCCTGCGGAATGCGACACGCCGCTCCACAAGCGCCACTGGTTTTGGCATCCGAATGACGCCGCGTCCCTCAATACGATTCCCGAGCTCATGAAGATTTATGACAACTCCGTGGGCCATGGATGCCAGTTGATGCTGGGCATCGCCCCCGACGAGCAGGGCCTGCTTCCGGCACTTGATGCTGACAGGCTGCGCGAATTCGGCCACGAGCTTCAGCGAATTTACGCCCACAATCTTGCGCTGGAGCGCAAGCCTCCGTCATCTGGCGATATTGACGACAGCGCCGCATTTGACGACAATCCTGACACGTTCTGGATGGCGGCCCCGCACACTTACCATGCCACGCTGACGGCAAAATTCTCGAAGCCGATCTCGTTCGATCGTACGGTCACAATGGAGTGGCTGAATCGTGGCCAGAACATTGAGAGCTACGAGATACAGGCGTGGACTCCGGCGAAGGGTTGGAGGACTTTGCATCGGGGCGCGAGCATCGGCCATAAGAAAATTGACATATTCCCCGAGACAACGGCCAACGCAGTCCGGCTAAACGTTCTGGCGGCCTCTCACACTCCGGCCATCCGCGAATTTCAGATTTACGACGGCCATGGCGCGCCTTAG
- a CDS encoding ABC transporter permease, producing the protein MIAIPIIYNVRSTRARWTSAIVAVLGIAGTVGVFVAMLALAQGFRATLVSSGSAENAIILRAGSNSEMESGVSLDNVNILQDEPGVERQNGQPLITPEVVVIAPFPLRSTGTDANVQVRGVSPNVLRVRPNVRIVQGRMFRPGLAELVVGRNAVTSYAGLGLGKKVRFGGGEWTVTGIFDAGGSAFDSEVWCDARVLDGVYKRPANVFQSATVRLTSPDAFQKFKDAASKDPRLNVDVSREIDYYAKQSQTFTRLITILGGLVAGVMAIGAIFGALNTMYSAVAERTREIAVMRALGFGAAAVVFSFLIEALLISFIGGALGCLAVLPLNGFTTGAMNWQTFSHLAFAFQVTPNLMVGGVIFALGMGVVGGSLPAIHAARQPVVLALRKL; encoded by the coding sequence ATGATTGCCATTCCCATCATCTACAACGTTCGCAGCACCAGGGCCCGCTGGACCTCCGCCATCGTTGCCGTGCTGGGCATTGCCGGAACGGTTGGAGTGTTTGTGGCCATGCTGGCGCTGGCGCAGGGGTTCCGCGCCACTCTGGTCTCCTCCGGCTCCGCGGAGAATGCCATCATTCTGCGTGCCGGTTCTAACTCCGAAATGGAAAGCGGCGTTTCGCTCGACAACGTCAATATTCTTCAGGACGAGCCGGGCGTGGAGCGCCAGAACGGCCAGCCGCTCATCACCCCAGAGGTCGTCGTCATCGCGCCCTTTCCACTTCGCTCGACGGGCACCGACGCCAATGTGCAGGTGCGCGGCGTTTCACCGAATGTCCTGAGGGTCCGGCCGAACGTCAGGATTGTCCAGGGCCGCATGTTCCGCCCCGGCCTCGCCGAACTGGTCGTCGGGCGCAACGCCGTGACGAGCTATGCCGGATTGGGCCTGGGCAAGAAAGTCCGCTTCGGCGGGGGCGAATGGACCGTCACTGGAATCTTCGACGCTGGAGGCTCCGCCTTCGATTCCGAGGTGTGGTGCGACGCGCGCGTCCTCGACGGCGTTTATAAGCGTCCCGCCAACGTCTTCCAGTCTGCCACCGTCCGCCTCACGTCGCCGGACGCTTTCCAGAAGTTCAAGGACGCTGCCAGCAAAGACCCGCGCCTCAATGTGGACGTCAGCAGGGAAATTGATTACTACGCCAAACAGTCGCAAACCTTCACCCGGCTGATTACCATTCTCGGCGGGCTCGTTGCGGGCGTCATGGCCATTGGCGCGATCTTCGGTGCGCTCAATACGATGTATTCCGCCGTCGCCGAGCGCACCCGCGAAATCGCCGTGATGCGTGCTTTGGGCTTCGGCGCCGCTGCGGTGGTGTTTTCATTTCTGATTGAGGCCCTGCTGATTTCCTTTATCGGAGGGGCCCTTGGATGCCTCGCTGTGCTGCCGCTGAACGGTTTCACTACCGGGGCCATGAACTGGCAGACTTTTTCTCATCTGGCTTTTGCCTTTCAGGTTACGCCCAACCTGATGGTGGGCGGCGTTATCTTCGCGCTGGGGATGGGCGTTGTGGGCGGCTCTCTCCCCGCCATCCATGCTGCGCGCCAGCCCGTTGTACTGGCGCTGCGGAAATTGTAA
- a CDS encoding FtsX-like permease family protein, with translation MRFRRLVQANLFRKKARLLLTLGSFAVALFLFAFLAVVREAFTRGGTLASASRLVTINRVSIIQPLPLSYRDKIAALQGVEAVTHYNWFGGVYQDPKNFFPQFVIDPENQRKVVPELVVPDGQWNTFLKDQQGAIAGARTAERFGWKVGDRVSIKSPPYLGSQAWQFNIDGIYHGQKRTDDESQFWLQWKYFEQNVPPSFKDMTGWYTVKLNSPDDAQRVAKAIDAEFANSPYETKTDTESQFAASWVNQMGNIKFLILSIGSVVFFTLLLVTGNTMAISVRERTGELAILKAIGFKNGTVLLLVLAEALVIALAGAVLGLGLATLAIPVLGAALNGLLPNLILSNSMMAVGVGFALATGVLSGLLPGIGAMRLRVVNALRRI, from the coding sequence ATGAGATTTCGCCGCCTGGTTCAGGCCAATCTGTTCCGCAAGAAAGCGCGGCTGCTCCTGACGCTCGGCTCCTTTGCGGTGGCCCTGTTCCTTTTCGCCTTTCTCGCGGTCGTGAGAGAAGCCTTTACGCGCGGCGGGACCCTTGCCAGCGCCAGTCGATTGGTCACCATCAATCGCGTCTCGATCATTCAGCCCCTGCCTCTCTCCTATCGCGACAAGATTGCCGCTCTTCAGGGCGTCGAGGCCGTTACACACTACAACTGGTTTGGCGGGGTCTATCAGGACCCCAAAAACTTCTTCCCCCAATTTGTCATTGACCCGGAAAATCAGCGTAAGGTTGTCCCGGAGCTGGTCGTGCCCGACGGCCAATGGAACACCTTTCTTAAGGACCAGCAGGGAGCGATCGCGGGCGCCCGTACGGCTGAGAGATTCGGGTGGAAGGTTGGGGACCGCGTTTCCATCAAGTCCCCTCCTTATCTGGGCAGCCAGGCGTGGCAATTTAACATTGACGGGATCTATCACGGGCAGAAACGGACGGACGACGAGTCCCAATTCTGGCTCCAGTGGAAGTATTTCGAACAGAATGTGCCGCCCTCGTTCAAGGACATGACCGGATGGTATACCGTCAAGCTCAACTCGCCGGACGACGCTCAGCGGGTGGCGAAGGCAATTGACGCGGAGTTTGCCAACTCGCCTTACGAGACCAAGACCGACACCGAATCGCAGTTCGCAGCGAGCTGGGTCAACCAGATGGGCAACATTAAATTCCTGATTCTCAGCATCGGCAGCGTCGTCTTTTTCACCCTGCTGCTGGTGACGGGCAATACCATGGCCATCTCCGTCCGCGAGCGCACGGGAGAACTTGCCATTCTCAAGGCCATCGGGTTCAAGAACGGCACAGTGCTTCTCCTGGTGCTTGCCGAGGCGCTGGTGATTGCCCTGGCAGGGGCGGTTCTCGGGCTGGGTCTGGCGACGCTGGCCATTCCCGTTCTCGGCGCTGCCTTGAATGGATTGCTGCCGAACCTGATCCTGTCGAATTCCATGATGGCTGTCGGCGTCGGATTCGCGCTGGCGACAGGCGTCCTGAGCGGCCTGCTGCCCGGCATCGGCGCCATGCGGCTGCGCGTGGTCAACGCGCTTCGGAGAATTTAA
- a CDS encoding ABC transporter ATP-binding protein — protein sequence MASVNNNGSSSALIQVRGLNKAYRRGGEEIQVLQGLNLDVDRGDFVAFMGPSGSGKTTLLNLLGGLDVPTAGTVSVAGDEITHMSSGKLTEWRARHVGFIFQMYNLIPVLTAFQNVELPLLLTRLSKSERRQHVETALSVVALAERMHHYPRQLSGGQEQRVAIARAIVSDPTFLLCDEPTGDLDRRSADEIMALIEELVGQHGKTVLMVTHDPVVAARAHTLLHLEKGVLVEASKPGQAVPAGGAA from the coding sequence ATGGCCAGCGTCAACAACAACGGCAGTTCCAGCGCCCTGATTCAGGTCCGGGGCCTCAACAAGGCTTACCGGCGCGGCGGAGAGGAGATTCAGGTCCTCCAGGGTCTCAACCTGGACGTGGATCGCGGCGACTTCGTCGCTTTCATGGGGCCGAGCGGCTCCGGCAAAACGACGTTGCTCAATCTACTCGGCGGTCTGGATGTTCCAACCGCGGGAACTGTTTCTGTGGCCGGCGATGAGATCACCCACATGTCTTCCGGCAAGCTTACCGAATGGCGTGCCCGCCACGTTGGCTTCATCTTCCAGATGTACAACCTGATTCCGGTCCTCACGGCATTTCAAAACGTCGAACTGCCGCTGCTGCTGACCCGGCTTTCCAAGTCCGAGCGCCGCCAGCACGTTGAGACGGCGCTTTCCGTTGTGGCTCTTGCGGAGCGCATGCACCATTATCCCCGGCAGCTTTCCGGCGGCCAGGAGCAGCGGGTAGCGATCGCCCGCGCCATTGTTTCCGATCCCACTTTTTTGCTCTGCGACGAGCCGACGGGCGACCTCGACCGCCGCAGCGCCGACGAAATCATGGCGCTCATCGAAGAACTCGTCGGCCAGCACGGCAAGACCGTCCTGATGGTGACGCATGATCCCGTTGTCGCCGCCCGGGCCCACACACTGCTCCATCTGGAAAAAGGGGTTTTGGTGGAGGCTTCGAAGCCAGGCCAGGCGGTCCCGGCAGGAGGTGCAGCATGA
- a CDS encoding efflux RND transporter periplasmic adaptor subunit — protein MPNSDLSSLKIHDSARSKGVGGKILRIFAASLGVLVLVIGGVIAFHKRTPAVQVAGALPANDPQAETLLNASGYVTPRRRSTVAAKITGRVTGVFFDEGMRVKEGRLLATLDDSDARRALNAATADRNASRAAIADLEVQLKYAEIQLHRAQELFSEKVQSQEALDTARTNVDSLKAKILLAQDQVRAAEARVLEAQQAVDNCIIRAPFSGIVVSKDAQVGEMVSPISAGGGFTRTGIATIVDMNSNEIEVDVNEAYIARVRPGQKVMATLDAYPDWHMPCRVRTIIPTADRDKGTVKVRIAFDKLDSKILPDMGVKVAFMSGTDSSKKVKAQGPAARAIIPQAAVRGAGAGSYVFAVRDGRVERRAVTLGRTVSQDVEVMAGVNPGDELVVRGPGNLQDGMKVEIRQ, from the coding sequence ATGCCTAATTCTGACCTCTCATCGCTCAAGATTCATGATTCGGCCCGCTCAAAGGGAGTCGGCGGCAAAATTCTGCGAATTTTTGCCGCGTCTCTGGGCGTGCTGGTCCTGGTCATTGGAGGCGTGATTGCCTTCCACAAGCGGACCCCGGCGGTGCAAGTTGCCGGCGCGCTTCCGGCAAACGATCCGCAGGCGGAAACCTTGCTGAACGCCAGCGGCTACGTAACCCCCCGGCGGCGCTCGACGGTTGCCGCGAAAATCACGGGGCGCGTGACAGGCGTGTTCTTCGATGAAGGCATGAGGGTAAAGGAAGGCCGGCTCCTGGCCACTCTCGATGATTCGGACGCCAGGCGCGCCCTCAATGCCGCCACGGCCGATCGCAACGCCTCTCGCGCCGCTATTGCCGACCTCGAGGTCCAGCTCAAGTATGCGGAAATTCAACTGCACCGCGCACAGGAGCTTTTTTCTGAGAAGGTCCAAAGCCAGGAGGCACTCGACACCGCGCGAACCAACGTTGATAGTCTGAAGGCCAAAATTCTTCTGGCCCAGGACCAGGTGCGCGCCGCTGAAGCCCGGGTGCTGGAGGCCCAGCAGGCCGTAGACAACTGCATCATTCGCGCGCCATTCAGCGGAATCGTTGTCTCCAAGGACGCTCAGGTGGGCGAAATGGTTTCGCCGATTTCCGCCGGCGGCGGATTTACCCGCACCGGCATCGCCACCATCGTGGACATGAACTCGAATGAAATCGAGGTGGATGTCAATGAAGCCTACATCGCTCGAGTTCGTCCCGGGCAGAAAGTTATGGCCACGCTTGATGCTTACCCTGACTGGCACATGCCCTGCCGCGTTCGCACTATTATTCCGACTGCCGATCGGGACAAAGGAACGGTCAAAGTGCGCATTGCATTCGACAAGCTCGACTCGAAAATTCTTCCCGATATGGGAGTAAAAGTCGCCTTCATGAGTGGAACGGATTCGTCGAAAAAGGTTAAAGCTCAGGGGCCGGCTGCCCGGGCGATCATCCCGCAGGCCGCCGTGCGCGGGGCCGGCGCAGGGTCCTATGTCTTCGCCGTGCGCGACGGGAGGGTCGAACGCCGCGCCGTCACCCTGGGACGGACGGTATCGCAGGATGTTGAAGTCATGGCCGGCGTCAACCCAGGCGATGAGCTCGTGGTGCGAGGTCCCGGGAATTTGCAGGACGGCATGAAGGTTGAAATTCGCCAATAG
- a CDS encoding CerR family C-terminal domain-containing protein yields the protein MAATNTADKLETRERLLEAAGELFVERGYNHVTVRDICRAAGANLAAVNYYFRGKLGLYQEVLMKIIESMNEGSRLAHVDRPGISTEERFSHYVRTFMGHILNNGRACRAGKLMAREMADPSPAFDLIIQKAIRPNSARVAALVSELTGLPPGDPRVGICVGCIQTQITGFTSPVAARMVPGGQFTAEIIDFVAQQVVEFSLAGMRAIARQSAKPVRKARRKPPKRP from the coding sequence GTGGCGGCGACAAACACTGCTGATAAACTGGAGACACGGGAACGGTTGCTTGAAGCTGCCGGAGAGCTGTTCGTCGAGCGCGGCTACAACCACGTAACGGTTCGCGATATTTGCCGGGCTGCGGGAGCCAATCTGGCCGCAGTGAACTATTACTTCCGGGGCAAACTCGGGCTTTACCAGGAAGTCCTGATGAAAATCATAGAATCCATGAACGAGGGCTCCAGATTGGCCCACGTGGACAGGCCCGGTATCTCGACAGAAGAGAGATTCAGCCACTACGTTCGAACTTTCATGGGCCACATCCTGAACAATGGACGAGCGTGCCGCGCGGGCAAATTGATGGCGCGCGAAATGGCTGATCCGAGTCCAGCCTTCGACCTCATTATCCAGAAGGCGATTCGTCCCAATTCCGCCCGGGTGGCGGCGCTGGTCAGCGAACTGACCGGTCTGCCGCCGGGCGATCCGAGGGTCGGCATCTGTGTCGGGTGCATCCAGACCCAGATCACAGGTTTCACAAGTCCGGTGGCGGCGCGCATGGTTCCGGGCGGACAATTTACCGCGGAAATCATTGATTTTGTCGCGCAGCAGGTCGTGGAATTTTCCCTGGCCGGGATGCGCGCTATCGCGCGGCAAAGCGCCAAGCCTGTTCGCAAGGCACGGCGGAAACCGCCGAAACGTCCATAA